The genomic window GCCCGAACGGCACCCCCAGAACCGGCGCGGTGTCGATCTCCTGCCGCGTGTGCCGATGCAACACGTCATCCAGCCGCGCCACCCACGGCTCCTCATGATCCCGGACATTCCACACCAGGCTCACCGTGCCACCCGGCCGCAGCACCCGCGCCACCTCCGGCACGGCCCGCACCGGATCCACCCAATGCCACGCCTGCGCACACACCACCGCGTCCACCGAGGCATCCGGAAGCGGAACCTGCTCCCCCGTACCAGCAAGGATCTCCGCACCGACCGCGATCTGCGCCCGCATCTGCGCGGACGGCTCCACCGCGACCACCTCCAACCCGGCCCCCACCAGCAACTCGGTGAACTTCCCGGTCCCCGCCCCCAGATCCAGCACCCGCCGAGCCGCCCGCGGCACCACCCATTGGACC from Actinoplanes derwentensis includes these protein-coding regions:
- a CDS encoding class I SAM-dependent methyltransferase produces the protein MRAERAASWDEIGQACGMTRQGATRRWSKSVHAASFGSAAGAYHRGRPTYPVSAVQWVVPRAARRVLDLGAGTGKFTELLVGAGLEVVAVEPSAQMRAQIAVGAEILAGTGEQVPLPDASVDAVVCAQAWHWVDPVRAVPEVARVLRPGGTVSLVWNVRDHEEPWVARLDDVLHRHTRQEIDTAPVLGVPFGPAERTEIRWRHTLSRRDLLDMVSSRSYVIVLPEPERREILDDVTELLDRQGFGDRIVMPYVTRCSRFRVIR